A window from Drosophila nasuta strain 15112-1781.00 chromosome 3, ASM2355853v1, whole genome shotgun sequence encodes these proteins:
- the LOC132789599 gene encoding uncharacterized protein LOC132789599, translated as MALRKKNDYIPIKCEGWNGKFEYPDGAVNNVSKIRRYNQNVTNTNNFYGFNTEPIVLPTAWDGTFVKSGETRIKPERNRSDDQDYFDYNTDPTILPPTWSGEFVTDPNDVRIIPERNFSDPRDYAEAKRFKVVQH; from the coding sequence atggCATTGCGCAAGAAAAACGACTACATACCCATTAAATGCGAGGGATGGAATGGCAAATTCGAGTATCCTGACGGTGCTGTCAACAATGTATCGAAAATCCGTCGCTACAATCAAAATGTGACTAATACAAACAACTTTTATGGATTCAATACGGAACCTATTGTCTTGCCCACCGCATGGGACGGCACCTTTGTCAAAAGTGGTGAGACACGGATCAAACCCGAGCGCAATCGTTCCGATGATCAGGACTACTTCGACTACAACACGGATCCAACCATTTTGCCACCCACTTGGAGCGGAGAATTCGTTACCGATCCAAACGATGTGCGCATCATACCTGAGCGTAACTTTTCCGATCCCAGGGACTATGCCGAGGCTAAACGCTTCAAGGTAGTTCAACATTAA
- the LOC132789134 gene encoding heterogeneous nuclear ribonucleoprotein U isoform X1, with the protein MDLAKLDKMKVVDLRTELQTRGLDTKGVKAVLIERLRAHVEGGAGGGDGADGAPLTPSRRQRRTRSMSRSPSPVAAAPVATEPNLETLEEEEQPATAGHESEVDAKPAAVAEIEQADEEDEEEDDAQENEEEPNNMEQEQEEAEEEETDAAGSTAASQAEQNEEDVAMTDEASKNEEDEADQESNDSNQQAQPDKTEEEHDNSHQSNGDTEKMEVDEDAANATVKTDEQTQQDKDNSDQAKTTERRKRSHSNSRSRSNSRSPKRRSGDKRDSKAAAAAAEERTVAEDEPTIAENQVGLSWLDSDLHLRIDTTNFTSAKPLTAEIYSLIWSGARANYGVREGKVCFEVRLSEETVPENSHHFRDEPNVRGFRVGFSTPKSSMLLGEAEHSFGYCENGRKANNGEFTSYGKPYQLDDVIGCYLDLESTPCNIKYTLNGEDLGVAHEFEKTILGEEEALFPHIVTKGYEFTVNFANGEELLVNAERPTRKRRKQRAESPKDDVNDGDKWKVLDEATADDDELEKKEDDSKPADAEKSDEGDKSEEKANTTETAEDEPSKEADADEEAQSEQAQPAEAAEVTQDQAVEPAEAAAEVPPEAAAVANGDSQIDAEKSTEEADSKAEVAATPKEDATTTANVEEEDEDGPSPNKRVKTDAETDKSAASEKPKSTEEEYEDVVPVPRDTVTLLPGYILLALVPTEQLIAGPQRAESRKQCEVILLVGLPGAGKTHWTQKHVSENLDKRYEIIGPDTIIAKMTIDGESRKTVHKGRWDKVYEICLNSLGALEDIAMKRRRNFILDQTNAYASAQRRKMKGFSDFKRIAVVCIPGEDELKRRIAEKEEKGNAFTVKESTINNLRANFTLPSLEFGWFDDIIYTELNGDEAKAEVKKYNEKGKKAIDADRSRDKRSRGGRDNYRRDDRHRNRHFDDRRRDYGGGGGGGQRHESRWNDSRRGGGGSYSSGGGGGSGGGGGGGGSRGYDNRSRNYGSGGGGGGGGGQQNWMQNNRRSGYDDRGYGGGGGGGGSRGYDNRNRGYGSSGGGGGGGGGGGGQQNWMQNNRRSGYDDRGYGGGGSSRDYRDRDRGGNDRNRMGSNDRNRGSSQSSYRSGGGNHQQRDFRHGHRDTKEDSRGGYERSAAQVLPKYGNSAGQPGYDQYKQQSSGGNQQTGSKSALSGKWSTYAQHHQQQQTQQQQHHQPGVWQQQQPQQQQYQQQQQQQTAGQQQQYWTYNQMQGYGNQQQQQQPQAWQGADQQQQQQQQQQQWMSWWQQQQQGAGGGTVANNAGGNSSGTTGTTGNNDGGATNHYWSPYSYSTQSNAGVDKK; encoded by the exons ATGGATTTGGCGAAGCTGGACAAGATGAAGGTGGTCGACCTGCGTACCGAATTACAAACGCGTGGTCTGGATACCAAAGGAGTTAAAGCTGTGCTCATCGAACGTTTGCGGGCACATGTAGAAGGTGGTGCCGGCGGCGGCGATGGAG CAGATGGCGCTCCATTGACACCAagtcgacgtcaacgtcggACGCGATCAATGTCACGGTCTCCATCACCGGTTGCAGCGGCACCGGTCGCCACCGAACCGAATCTGGAGACTCTAGAGGAGGAGGAACAACCGGCAACCGCTGGTCACGAGTCTGAGGTTGATGCCAAgcctgctgctgtggctgaaATTGAACAAGCCGATGAAGAggacgaagaagaagatgatGCACAAGAAAACGAAGAAGAGCCGAATAATATGGAACAGGAACAAGAGGAAGCAGAAGAGGAAGAGACGGATGCAGCTGGTAGTACAGCTGCCTCACAAGCCGAGCAGAATGAAGAAGATGTGGCCATGACAGATGAAGCCAGCAAAAATGAAGAAGACGAAGCCGATCAAGAGTCTAATGACTCCAACCAGCAAGCGCAACCGGATAAAACGGAAGAAGAGCATGATAATTCACATCAATCAAACGGCGACACTGAAAAAATGGAAGTCGACGAGGACGCCGCTAATGCCACTGTCAAAACTGACGAGCAAACGCAGCAGGACAAGGACAATTCGGATCAAGCCAAGACCACGGAACGACGTAAACGATCGCACAGCAATTCACGTTCCCGTAGCAACTCGCGCTCACCAAAGCGTCGCAGCGGCGACAAACGTGACTCCaaagcggcagctgctgctgcagaagAACGCACTGTGGCCGAAGATGAGCCCACCATTGCGGAAAATCAAGTGGGACTCAGCTGGC TTGATTCGGATCTCCATCTCCGTATTGACACCACCAATTTCACATCAGCCAAGCCACTGACTGCAGAAATCTACTCGCTGATCTGGTCAGGCGCACGTGCCAATTATGGAGTACGTGAGGGCAAGGTGTGCTTTGAGGTGCGGCTCTCTGAGGAGACGGTGCCAGAGAATTCGCATCATTTCCGCGATGAACCAAATGTGCGCGGTTTTCGCGTGGGCTTCTCAACGCCAAAGTCATCGATGCTGTTGGGCGAGGCAGAACATTCCTTCGGCTATTGCGAAAACGGCCGTAAGGCCAACAATGGCGAATTCACAAGCTATGGCAAGCCATATCAATTGGATGATGTTATCGGTTGCTATTTGGATCTAGAGAGCACACCGTGCAACATCAAGTACACGCTCAATGGCGAGGATCTCGGTGTGGCCCATGAGTTTGAGAAAACCATCCTGGGTGAGGAGGAAGCGCTATTTCCGCACATTGTTACCAAGGGCTACGAGTTCACTGTGAACTTTGCCAATGGCGAAGAGCTGCTCGTCAATGCCGAAAGGCCAACGCGCAAGCGTCGCAAGCAACGTGCCGAGTCACCCAAAGATGATGTCAACGATGGTGATAAATGGAAGGTGCTCGATGAGGCAACCGCCGATGACGATGAGCTCGAGAAGAAGGAAGACGACAGCAAGCCCGCCGATGCCGAGAAATCAGATGAAGGCGATAAATCTGAGGAAAAAGCTAATACAACTGAAACTGCTGAGGACGAGCCATCTAAAGAAGCGGATGCTGATGAGGAGGCACAATCGGAGCAGGCACAACCCGCCGAAGCAGCTGAAGTCACCCAAGATCAGGCCGTCGAGCCAG ctgaagcagcagccgAGGTTCCACCAgaggcagctgctgttgccaacGGCGATAGCCAAATTGATGCTGAAAAGAGCACCGAAGAAGCTGATTCTAAAGCTGAAGTTGCAGCTACACCCAAGGAGGATGCCACTACGACAGCTAATGTCGAagaggaggatgaggatggTCCATCGCCAAACAAGCGCGTTAAAACCGATGCAGAGACCGATAAGTCGGCAGCAAGCGAAAAACCAAAATCCACTGAAGAAGAGTACGAGGATGTAGTGCCCGTTCCCCGTGATACTGTCACCTTATTACCGGGCTATATACTATTGGCTCTGGTGCCTACCGAGCAATTGATTGCCGGACCACAGCGTGCCGAATCACGTAAGCAATGCGAAGTCATTCTACTTGTCGGTCTGCCTGGTGCAGGCAAGACACACTGGACACAGAAGCATGTGTCTGAAAACCTGGACAAGCGTTACGAGATCATTGGACCTGATACTATCATAGCCAAAATGACG ATCGACGGCGAATCGCGCAAAACTGTACACAAGGGTCGTTGGGATAAAGTCTACGAGATTTGCTTGAATAGTCTGGGCGCCTTGGAAGATATTGCCATGAAGCGACGACGCAATTTCATACTCGATCAG ACGAATGCGTATGCCTCGGCCCAGCGACGTAAAATGAAAGGTTTTAGCGACTTCAAGCGTATTGCGGTTGTTTGCATACCCGGCGAAGATGAATTGAAACGTCGCATCGCCGAAAAAGAGGAAAAGGGAAATGCTTTTACAGTTAAAGaatcaacaataaataacTTACGAG CGAATTTCACATTGCCCTCACTGGAGTTTGGATGGTTCGATGACATCATCTACACGGAGCTGAACGGTGACGAGGCCAAGGCTGAGGTCAAGAAGTACAATGAGAAGGGCAAGAAGGCCATCGATGCGGACAGATCGCGTGACAAGAGATCCCGTGGCGGACGCGACAATTATCGTCGCGATGATCGGCATCGCAATCGACACTTTGATGATAGGCGACGTGATTATGGCGGCGGCGGAGGCGGTGGCCAACGGCATGAGAGTCGTTGGAACGACTCGCGGcgcggcggtggcggcagtTACTCCAGTGGTGGAGGAGGCGGCAGCGGTGGtggaggcggcggcggtggtAGCCGTGGCTATGACAATCGCAGCCGCAACTATGGCAGCGGTGGTggaggcggcggtggcggtggccaGCAGAATTGGATGCAGAATAATCGCAGAAGTGGCTACGATGATCGCGGCTatggtggcggcggcggtggtggtggtAGTCGTGGTTATGACAATCGCAACCGCGGCTATGGTAGCAGTGGTGgcggcggaggaggaggcggcggtggcggtggccaaCAGAATTGGATGCAAAACAATCGTCGCAGCGGCTACGATGATCGCGGCTACGGTGGTGGCGGCAGTTCGCGAGATTATCGCGATCGAGACCGTGGCGGCAACGATCGCAATCGAATGGGTAGCAACGATCGCAATCGTGgcagcagccagagcagcTATCGCTCCGGTGGCGGCAATCATCAACAACGGGATTTTCGGCATGGCCACCGCGACACCAAAGAAGATAGTCGCGGTGGCTATGAGCGGTCAGCTGCCCAAGTGCTGCCCAAGTACGGCAATAGTGCGGGCCAACCTGGCTATGATCAGTACAAGCAACAGTCGTCTGGTGGCAACCAGCAGACTGGCTCCAAG TCCGCACTGAGCGGCAAGTGGAGCACCTATGCCCagcaccatcagcagcagcaaacgcagcagcagcagcatcatcagccTGGTGtctggcagcaacagcagccacagcagcaacaataccagcagcagcagcaacaacagaccgcgggccagcaacaacaatattggACCTATAACCAGATGCAGG GTTAtggcaaccagcaacaacagcagcagccacaagcCTGGCAAGGCGCtgatcaacaacagcagcagcaacaacagcaacagcaatggatGTCCTGGTGGCAG caacaacaacagggcGCCGGAGGGGGCACGGTGGCCAATAATGCCGGTGGCAATTCGAGCGGTACTACGGGCACCACTGGCAATAATGATGGCGGTGCCACCAATCATTATTGGTCTCCTTATTCATACTCTACACAGTCCAATGCGGGCGTTGACAAGAAATAA
- the LOC132789134 gene encoding heterogeneous nuclear ribonucleoprotein U isoform X3: MDLAKLDKMKVVDLRTELQTRGLDTKGVKAVLIERLRAHVEGGAGGGDGADGAPLTPSRRQRRTRSMSRSPSPVAAAPVATEPNLETLEEEEQPATAGHESEVDAKPAAVAEIEQADEEDEEEDDAQENEEEPNNMEQEQEEAEEEETDAAGSTAASQAEQNEEDVAMTDEASKNEEDEADQESNDSNQQAQPDKTEEEHDNSHQSNGDTEKMEVDEDAANATVKTDEQTQQDKDNSDQAKTTERRKRSHSNSRSRSNSRSPKRRSGDKRDSKAAAAAAEERTVAEDEPTIAENQVGLSWLDSDLHLRIDTTNFTSAKPLTAEIYSLIWSGARANYGVREGKVCFEVRLSEETVPENSHHFRDEPNVRGFRVGFSTPKSSMLLGEAEHSFGYCENGRKANNGEFTSYGKPYQLDDVIGCYLDLESTPCNIKYTLNGEDLGVAHEFEKTILGEEEALFPHIVTKGYEFTVNFANGEELLVNAERPTRKRRKQRAESPKDDVNDGDKWKVLDEATADDDELEKKEDDSKPADAEKSDEGDKSEEKANTTETAEDEPSKEADADEEAQSEQAQPAEAAEVTQDQAVEPAEAAAEVPPEAAAVANGDSQIDAEKSTEEADSKAEVAATPKEDATTTANVEEEDEDGPSPNKRVKTDAETDKSAASEKPKSTEEEYEDVVPVPRDTVTLLPGYILLALVPTEQLIAGPQRAESRKQCEVILLVGLPGAGKTHWTQKHVSENLDKRYEIIGPDTIIAKMTIDGESRKTVHKGRWDKVYEICLNSLGALEDIAMKRRRNFILDQRISHCPHWSLDGSMTSSTRS, encoded by the exons ATGGATTTGGCGAAGCTGGACAAGATGAAGGTGGTCGACCTGCGTACCGAATTACAAACGCGTGGTCTGGATACCAAAGGAGTTAAAGCTGTGCTCATCGAACGTTTGCGGGCACATGTAGAAGGTGGTGCCGGCGGCGGCGATGGAG CAGATGGCGCTCCATTGACACCAagtcgacgtcaacgtcggACGCGATCAATGTCACGGTCTCCATCACCGGTTGCAGCGGCACCGGTCGCCACCGAACCGAATCTGGAGACTCTAGAGGAGGAGGAACAACCGGCAACCGCTGGTCACGAGTCTGAGGTTGATGCCAAgcctgctgctgtggctgaaATTGAACAAGCCGATGAAGAggacgaagaagaagatgatGCACAAGAAAACGAAGAAGAGCCGAATAATATGGAACAGGAACAAGAGGAAGCAGAAGAGGAAGAGACGGATGCAGCTGGTAGTACAGCTGCCTCACAAGCCGAGCAGAATGAAGAAGATGTGGCCATGACAGATGAAGCCAGCAAAAATGAAGAAGACGAAGCCGATCAAGAGTCTAATGACTCCAACCAGCAAGCGCAACCGGATAAAACGGAAGAAGAGCATGATAATTCACATCAATCAAACGGCGACACTGAAAAAATGGAAGTCGACGAGGACGCCGCTAATGCCACTGTCAAAACTGACGAGCAAACGCAGCAGGACAAGGACAATTCGGATCAAGCCAAGACCACGGAACGACGTAAACGATCGCACAGCAATTCACGTTCCCGTAGCAACTCGCGCTCACCAAAGCGTCGCAGCGGCGACAAACGTGACTCCaaagcggcagctgctgctgcagaagAACGCACTGTGGCCGAAGATGAGCCCACCATTGCGGAAAATCAAGTGGGACTCAGCTGGC TTGATTCGGATCTCCATCTCCGTATTGACACCACCAATTTCACATCAGCCAAGCCACTGACTGCAGAAATCTACTCGCTGATCTGGTCAGGCGCACGTGCCAATTATGGAGTACGTGAGGGCAAGGTGTGCTTTGAGGTGCGGCTCTCTGAGGAGACGGTGCCAGAGAATTCGCATCATTTCCGCGATGAACCAAATGTGCGCGGTTTTCGCGTGGGCTTCTCAACGCCAAAGTCATCGATGCTGTTGGGCGAGGCAGAACATTCCTTCGGCTATTGCGAAAACGGCCGTAAGGCCAACAATGGCGAATTCACAAGCTATGGCAAGCCATATCAATTGGATGATGTTATCGGTTGCTATTTGGATCTAGAGAGCACACCGTGCAACATCAAGTACACGCTCAATGGCGAGGATCTCGGTGTGGCCCATGAGTTTGAGAAAACCATCCTGGGTGAGGAGGAAGCGCTATTTCCGCACATTGTTACCAAGGGCTACGAGTTCACTGTGAACTTTGCCAATGGCGAAGAGCTGCTCGTCAATGCCGAAAGGCCAACGCGCAAGCGTCGCAAGCAACGTGCCGAGTCACCCAAAGATGATGTCAACGATGGTGATAAATGGAAGGTGCTCGATGAGGCAACCGCCGATGACGATGAGCTCGAGAAGAAGGAAGACGACAGCAAGCCCGCCGATGCCGAGAAATCAGATGAAGGCGATAAATCTGAGGAAAAAGCTAATACAACTGAAACTGCTGAGGACGAGCCATCTAAAGAAGCGGATGCTGATGAGGAGGCACAATCGGAGCAGGCACAACCCGCCGAAGCAGCTGAAGTCACCCAAGATCAGGCCGTCGAGCCAG ctgaagcagcagccgAGGTTCCACCAgaggcagctgctgttgccaacGGCGATAGCCAAATTGATGCTGAAAAGAGCACCGAAGAAGCTGATTCTAAAGCTGAAGTTGCAGCTACACCCAAGGAGGATGCCACTACGACAGCTAATGTCGAagaggaggatgaggatggTCCATCGCCAAACAAGCGCGTTAAAACCGATGCAGAGACCGATAAGTCGGCAGCAAGCGAAAAACCAAAATCCACTGAAGAAGAGTACGAGGATGTAGTGCCCGTTCCCCGTGATACTGTCACCTTATTACCGGGCTATATACTATTGGCTCTGGTGCCTACCGAGCAATTGATTGCCGGACCACAGCGTGCCGAATCACGTAAGCAATGCGAAGTCATTCTACTTGTCGGTCTGCCTGGTGCAGGCAAGACACACTGGACACAGAAGCATGTGTCTGAAAACCTGGACAAGCGTTACGAGATCATTGGACCTGATACTATCATAGCCAAAATGACG ATCGACGGCGAATCGCGCAAAACTGTACACAAGGGTCGTTGGGATAAAGTCTACGAGATTTGCTTGAATAGTCTGGGCGCCTTGGAAGATATTGCCATGAAGCGACGACGCAATTTCATACTCGATCAG CGAATTTCACATTGCCCTCACTGGAGTTTGGATGGTTCGATGACATCATCTACACGGAGCTGA
- the LOC132789134 gene encoding heterogeneous nuclear ribonucleoprotein U isoform X2, with protein MDLAKLDKMKVVDLRTELQTRGLDTKGVKAVLIERLRAHVEGGAGGGDGDGAPLTPSRRQRRTRSMSRSPSPVAAAPVATEPNLETLEEEEQPATAGHESEVDAKPAAVAEIEQADEEDEEEDDAQENEEEPNNMEQEQEEAEEEETDAAGSTAASQAEQNEEDVAMTDEASKNEEDEADQESNDSNQQAQPDKTEEEHDNSHQSNGDTEKMEVDEDAANATVKTDEQTQQDKDNSDQAKTTERRKRSHSNSRSRSNSRSPKRRSGDKRDSKAAAAAAEERTVAEDEPTIAENQVGLSWLDSDLHLRIDTTNFTSAKPLTAEIYSLIWSGARANYGVREGKVCFEVRLSEETVPENSHHFRDEPNVRGFRVGFSTPKSSMLLGEAEHSFGYCENGRKANNGEFTSYGKPYQLDDVIGCYLDLESTPCNIKYTLNGEDLGVAHEFEKTILGEEEALFPHIVTKGYEFTVNFANGEELLVNAERPTRKRRKQRAESPKDDVNDGDKWKVLDEATADDDELEKKEDDSKPADAEKSDEGDKSEEKANTTETAEDEPSKEADADEEAQSEQAQPAEAAEVTQDQAVEPAEAAAEVPPEAAAVANGDSQIDAEKSTEEADSKAEVAATPKEDATTTANVEEEDEDGPSPNKRVKTDAETDKSAASEKPKSTEEEYEDVVPVPRDTVTLLPGYILLALVPTEQLIAGPQRAESRKQCEVILLVGLPGAGKTHWTQKHVSENLDKRYEIIGPDTIIAKMTIDGESRKTVHKGRWDKVYEICLNSLGALEDIAMKRRRNFILDQTNAYASAQRRKMKGFSDFKRIAVVCIPGEDELKRRIAEKEEKGNAFTVKESTINNLRANFTLPSLEFGWFDDIIYTELNGDEAKAEVKKYNEKGKKAIDADRSRDKRSRGGRDNYRRDDRHRNRHFDDRRRDYGGGGGGGQRHESRWNDSRRGGGGSYSSGGGGGSGGGGGGGGSRGYDNRSRNYGSGGGGGGGGGQQNWMQNNRRSGYDDRGYGGGGGGGGSRGYDNRNRGYGSSGGGGGGGGGGGGQQNWMQNNRRSGYDDRGYGGGGSSRDYRDRDRGGNDRNRMGSNDRNRGSSQSSYRSGGGNHQQRDFRHGHRDTKEDSRGGYERSAAQVLPKYGNSAGQPGYDQYKQQSSGGNQQTGSKSALSGKWSTYAQHHQQQQTQQQQHHQPGVWQQQQPQQQQYQQQQQQQTAGQQQQYWTYNQMQGYGNQQQQQQPQAWQGADQQQQQQQQQQQWMSWWQQQQQGAGGGTVANNAGGNSSGTTGTTGNNDGGATNHYWSPYSYSTQSNAGVDKK; from the exons ATGGATTTGGCGAAGCTGGACAAGATGAAGGTGGTCGACCTGCGTACCGAATTACAAACGCGTGGTCTGGATACCAAAGGAGTTAAAGCTGTGCTCATCGAACGTTTGCGGGCACATGTAGAAGGTGGTGCCGGCGGCGGCGATGGAG ATGGCGCTCCATTGACACCAagtcgacgtcaacgtcggACGCGATCAATGTCACGGTCTCCATCACCGGTTGCAGCGGCACCGGTCGCCACCGAACCGAATCTGGAGACTCTAGAGGAGGAGGAACAACCGGCAACCGCTGGTCACGAGTCTGAGGTTGATGCCAAgcctgctgctgtggctgaaATTGAACAAGCCGATGAAGAggacgaagaagaagatgatGCACAAGAAAACGAAGAAGAGCCGAATAATATGGAACAGGAACAAGAGGAAGCAGAAGAGGAAGAGACGGATGCAGCTGGTAGTACAGCTGCCTCACAAGCCGAGCAGAATGAAGAAGATGTGGCCATGACAGATGAAGCCAGCAAAAATGAAGAAGACGAAGCCGATCAAGAGTCTAATGACTCCAACCAGCAAGCGCAACCGGATAAAACGGAAGAAGAGCATGATAATTCACATCAATCAAACGGCGACACTGAAAAAATGGAAGTCGACGAGGACGCCGCTAATGCCACTGTCAAAACTGACGAGCAAACGCAGCAGGACAAGGACAATTCGGATCAAGCCAAGACCACGGAACGACGTAAACGATCGCACAGCAATTCACGTTCCCGTAGCAACTCGCGCTCACCAAAGCGTCGCAGCGGCGACAAACGTGACTCCaaagcggcagctgctgctgcagaagAACGCACTGTGGCCGAAGATGAGCCCACCATTGCGGAAAATCAAGTGGGACTCAGCTGGC TTGATTCGGATCTCCATCTCCGTATTGACACCACCAATTTCACATCAGCCAAGCCACTGACTGCAGAAATCTACTCGCTGATCTGGTCAGGCGCACGTGCCAATTATGGAGTACGTGAGGGCAAGGTGTGCTTTGAGGTGCGGCTCTCTGAGGAGACGGTGCCAGAGAATTCGCATCATTTCCGCGATGAACCAAATGTGCGCGGTTTTCGCGTGGGCTTCTCAACGCCAAAGTCATCGATGCTGTTGGGCGAGGCAGAACATTCCTTCGGCTATTGCGAAAACGGCCGTAAGGCCAACAATGGCGAATTCACAAGCTATGGCAAGCCATATCAATTGGATGATGTTATCGGTTGCTATTTGGATCTAGAGAGCACACCGTGCAACATCAAGTACACGCTCAATGGCGAGGATCTCGGTGTGGCCCATGAGTTTGAGAAAACCATCCTGGGTGAGGAGGAAGCGCTATTTCCGCACATTGTTACCAAGGGCTACGAGTTCACTGTGAACTTTGCCAATGGCGAAGAGCTGCTCGTCAATGCCGAAAGGCCAACGCGCAAGCGTCGCAAGCAACGTGCCGAGTCACCCAAAGATGATGTCAACGATGGTGATAAATGGAAGGTGCTCGATGAGGCAACCGCCGATGACGATGAGCTCGAGAAGAAGGAAGACGACAGCAAGCCCGCCGATGCCGAGAAATCAGATGAAGGCGATAAATCTGAGGAAAAAGCTAATACAACTGAAACTGCTGAGGACGAGCCATCTAAAGAAGCGGATGCTGATGAGGAGGCACAATCGGAGCAGGCACAACCCGCCGAAGCAGCTGAAGTCACCCAAGATCAGGCCGTCGAGCCAG ctgaagcagcagccgAGGTTCCACCAgaggcagctgctgttgccaacGGCGATAGCCAAATTGATGCTGAAAAGAGCACCGAAGAAGCTGATTCTAAAGCTGAAGTTGCAGCTACACCCAAGGAGGATGCCACTACGACAGCTAATGTCGAagaggaggatgaggatggTCCATCGCCAAACAAGCGCGTTAAAACCGATGCAGAGACCGATAAGTCGGCAGCAAGCGAAAAACCAAAATCCACTGAAGAAGAGTACGAGGATGTAGTGCCCGTTCCCCGTGATACTGTCACCTTATTACCGGGCTATATACTATTGGCTCTGGTGCCTACCGAGCAATTGATTGCCGGACCACAGCGTGCCGAATCACGTAAGCAATGCGAAGTCATTCTACTTGTCGGTCTGCCTGGTGCAGGCAAGACACACTGGACACAGAAGCATGTGTCTGAAAACCTGGACAAGCGTTACGAGATCATTGGACCTGATACTATCATAGCCAAAATGACG ATCGACGGCGAATCGCGCAAAACTGTACACAAGGGTCGTTGGGATAAAGTCTACGAGATTTGCTTGAATAGTCTGGGCGCCTTGGAAGATATTGCCATGAAGCGACGACGCAATTTCATACTCGATCAG ACGAATGCGTATGCCTCGGCCCAGCGACGTAAAATGAAAGGTTTTAGCGACTTCAAGCGTATTGCGGTTGTTTGCATACCCGGCGAAGATGAATTGAAACGTCGCATCGCCGAAAAAGAGGAAAAGGGAAATGCTTTTACAGTTAAAGaatcaacaataaataacTTACGAG CGAATTTCACATTGCCCTCACTGGAGTTTGGATGGTTCGATGACATCATCTACACGGAGCTGAACGGTGACGAGGCCAAGGCTGAGGTCAAGAAGTACAATGAGAAGGGCAAGAAGGCCATCGATGCGGACAGATCGCGTGACAAGAGATCCCGTGGCGGACGCGACAATTATCGTCGCGATGATCGGCATCGCAATCGACACTTTGATGATAGGCGACGTGATTATGGCGGCGGCGGAGGCGGTGGCCAACGGCATGAGAGTCGTTGGAACGACTCGCGGcgcggcggtggcggcagtTACTCCAGTGGTGGAGGAGGCGGCAGCGGTGGtggaggcggcggcggtggtAGCCGTGGCTATGACAATCGCAGCCGCAACTATGGCAGCGGTGGTggaggcggcggtggcggtggccaGCAGAATTGGATGCAGAATAATCGCAGAAGTGGCTACGATGATCGCGGCTatggtggcggcggcggtggtggtggtAGTCGTGGTTATGACAATCGCAACCGCGGCTATGGTAGCAGTGGTGgcggcggaggaggaggcggcggtggcggtggccaaCAGAATTGGATGCAAAACAATCGTCGCAGCGGCTACGATGATCGCGGCTACGGTGGTGGCGGCAGTTCGCGAGATTATCGCGATCGAGACCGTGGCGGCAACGATCGCAATCGAATGGGTAGCAACGATCGCAATCGTGgcagcagccagagcagcTATCGCTCCGGTGGCGGCAATCATCAACAACGGGATTTTCGGCATGGCCACCGCGACACCAAAGAAGATAGTCGCGGTGGCTATGAGCGGTCAGCTGCCCAAGTGCTGCCCAAGTACGGCAATAGTGCGGGCCAACCTGGCTATGATCAGTACAAGCAACAGTCGTCTGGTGGCAACCAGCAGACTGGCTCCAAG TCCGCACTGAGCGGCAAGTGGAGCACCTATGCCCagcaccatcagcagcagcaaacgcagcagcagcagcatcatcagccTGGTGtctggcagcaacagcagccacagcagcaacaataccagcagcagcagcaacaacagaccgcgggccagcaacaacaatattggACCTATAACCAGATGCAGG GTTAtggcaaccagcaacaacagcagcagccacaagcCTGGCAAGGCGCtgatcaacaacagcagcagcaacaacagcaacagcaatggatGTCCTGGTGGCAG caacaacaacagggcGCCGGAGGGGGCACGGTGGCCAATAATGCCGGTGGCAATTCGAGCGGTACTACGGGCACCACTGGCAATAATGATGGCGGTGCCACCAATCATTATTGGTCTCCTTATTCATACTCTACACAGTCCAATGCGGGCGTTGACAAGAAATAA